Proteins encoded in a region of the Dreissena polymorpha isolate Duluth1 chromosome 6, UMN_Dpol_1.0, whole genome shotgun sequence genome:
- the LOC127836451 gene encoding uncharacterized protein LOC127836451 has protein sequence MELSVWSLILIFTLSMCLQSGRVFSQDDPTCLAILEGFDITKHCSQTKSLNGSMVISVSSHQHKIIPKCQNCSVTIVTADDCLLVATLFKLGTEISNLSSAACYLNRLDIFDGNSSDISKMLSDKGGICGCKLPAKTVFTSSGNAITVRLQTTRDRTTHGELELVLTSVKNEFFHRADCSGQFKCKTSGECVDKNLICDGKAVCQDKSDESNCKMHNLTCFDMLTCMNGQCINKNGVCDDRDQCYDGSDEIDCHGITTNLMLILLGLAGLACVIMLWIMIVVCCRFYSARNSAYKQFT, from the exons atggAGCTTTCTGTTTGGTCGCTTATTTTGATATTTACTTTGAGCATGTGTCTGCAGAGTGGACGAGTATTTTCCCAGGATGATCCGACATGCCTAGCGATTCTTGAAGGCT TTGACATCACGAAACACTGCTCGCAGACGAAATCGTTAAACGGGTCTATGGTTATTTCCGTTTCAAGCCATCAGCACAAGATCATACCGAAATGCCAGAACTGCTCCGTTACCATAGTAACCGCAGACGACTGTCTTTTGGTCGCCACTCTCTTCAAACTCGGGACGGAGATTTCAAATTTGTCGTCCGCTGCATGCTATCTCAACAGACTGGATATATTTGACGGGAATTCGTCGGACATTTCGAAGATGTTATCAG acaAAGGGGGCATCTGCGGCTGCAAACTTCCCGCCAAAACTGTTTTCACGTCGTCCGGTAACGCCATCACGGTTCGTCTGCAGACGACACGCGACCGGACTACACACGGAGAGTTGGAACTGGTCTTGACGTCTGTGAAAAATG AATTTTTCCACCGTGCGGACTGCTCGGGCCAGTTCAAGTGCAAAACGAGCGGCGAATGCGTGGACAAAAATCTCATCTGCGACGGAAAAGCCGTATGCCAAGACAAATCAGACGAGAGCAACTGCAAGATGCACAACCTCACATGCTTCGACATGTTGACGTGCATGAATGGACAATGcatcaacaaaaatggcgtctGCGATGACCGTGATCAGTGTTACGACGGGTCCGACGAAATCGATTGCCATGGTATCACGACGAACCTAATGCTAATTTTGCTCGGGCTTGCCGGACTTGCTTGCGTCATTATGCTCTGGATTATGATTGTTGTCTGCTGCAGATTTTACTCTGCGCGCAATTCCGCATACAAGCAATTTACATGA